From a single Brassica rapa cultivar Chiifu-401-42 chromosome A01, CAAS_Brap_v3.01, whole genome shotgun sequence genomic region:
- the LOC103859136 gene encoding B3 domain-containing transcription factor VAL3 isoform X1: protein MLPFPSSSSSMTPSSYSARFCFNRECPDFNRECYRPGWRLRNGDFADLCNRCATAYEQGRFCDIFHQRASGWRCCESCGKRIHCGCVVSAPAFTLLDAGGIECLTCARKKVSVGPNFRPPPPSFLFQSPIADKFQDLSIDWNSSTRSYRPPNLSGPSILQSDLHNRGDCYEFNQPTSKDKATAYSTEKHRGMNDLMGRLMSVNSNNHTNSILYNQKAGPNCKVPTCPNVNAYPPLISLKEGPLGAQRAFPVTTPVETNGHLGLGGRYLWHKDNSSPLSHLHNDVNRGADSPLESKNWNFGIHLDTPGKYQVVPRYSPKIPYKNQVLQNLSNESVSVVTPLFEKILSVSDAGRVGRMVLPKKCAEAFLPQISQTDGVPLTVHDSTGKEWTFQFRFWVNNNSRMYFLEGITPCIQSMQLQAGDTVIFSRVDPEKKLIMGFRKASVAQSSVQETELNNNRESCTNGDQAEPIDIHPPNGKKKSSMTTTRSKRQKVEKGELSEVKLTWEEAQGFILPPPNLTPSIITIEGIEFEEYEDAPIIGKPNTGFGSTCSANGRLLAEQDDEEAKDEAEGLLMSPKSSSKHPRHRNGCTCIVCLQSPSGSSPKHGRRCSCTVCDTVRRRRETLLQRKKKQQQIEVENKTHKELESPNSDEERHQSANNSGTTSKDHEPSKAQIDLNFQPEKDEESPPPRSKTTTKDKSLHHDEASFKPPRSSSSAHNKLHVESF from the exons ATGCTTCCCTTTCCTTCTTCGTCCTCCTCAATGACGCCTTCTTCCTATTCCGCTAGATTTTGCTTCAACCGCGAGTGCCCTGACTTCAACCGCGAGTGTTACCGTCCTGGCTGGCGTCTCCGTAACGGCGATTTCGCCGACCTCTGTAACCGTTGCGC CACTGCCTATGAGCAAGGAAGGTTTTGTGACATCTTTCACCAAAGGGCTTCCGGATGGAGGTGTTGTGAGTCATGTGGAAAG CGAATTCATTGCGGTTGTGTTGTGTCTGCACCTGCTTTTACGTTGCTGGATGCTGGAGGAATTGAGTGTTTGACTTGTGCACGAAAAAAAGTTTCTGTG GGTCCTAATTTTAGGCCACCACCACCATCCTTTCTTTTTCAGTCTCCAATTGCTGACAAATTCCAGGACTTGTCGATCGATTGGAATTCTTCAACCAGAAGTTACCGGCCTCCTAATTTATCAGGTCCTTCGATTCTGCAGAGTGATCTGCATAATCGTGGAGATTGTTATGAATTTAATCAACCTACTTCTAAAGATAAGGCTACTGCATATTCCACGGAGAAACACAGGGGAATGAATGACTTGATGGGGAGATTAATGAGTGTAAACTCGAACAATCACACAAACAGCATTCTTTATAATCAGAAAGCAG GGCCTAATTGTAAAGTACCTACTTGTCCAAACGTCAATGCCTATCCTCCATTGATCTCATTGAAGGAGGGTCCATTGGGGGCACAGCGTGCTTTTCCTGTAACAACACCAGTTGAGACGAATGGTCACTTGGGACTAGGTGGAAGATATTTATGGCATAAAGATAATTCTTCTCCACTGAGTCACTTACACAATGACGTGAATAGAGGAGCAGACTCACCACTCGAAAGCAAGAATTGGAATTTCGGGATTCATCTTGATACGCCAGGAAAATATCAGGTGGTTCCACGATATTCTCCCAAGATTCCATATAAAAATCAAGTTCTGCAGAATCTATCCAACGA ATCTGTGTCCGTTGTCACCCCTCTCTTTGAGAAGATTCTGAGTGTGAGTGATGCTGGACGAGTTGGGAGGATGGTGCTGCCAAAGAAATGTGCAGAG GCTTTCTTGCCCCAAATTTCCCAAACCGATGGTGTGCCTCTCACAGTACATGACTCAACGGGTAAAGAGTGGACATTTCAGTTTCGCTTTTGGGTCAACAACAATAGCAGAATGTATTTTCTAGAGGGAATAACTCCATGCATACAGAGCATGCAGTTGCAGGCTGGTGATACAG tcaTATTTAGTCGCGTAGATCCAGAAAAGAAGTTAATCATGGGGTTCAGAAAGGCTTCGGTCGCTCAGTCGTCTGTTCAG GAAACTGAATTGAATAATAATCGTGAGAGTTGCACAAACGGAGAT CAGGCTGAACCGATTGATATACATCCACCTAACGGGAAGAAGAAAAGTAGCATGACGACTACAAGAAGCAAACGTCAGAAAGTTGAAAAGGGAGAGCTCAGTGAGGTGAAGCTAACATGGGAAGAAGCTCAAGGATTTATCCTGCCTCCTCCAAACCTCACTCCATCGATAATTACGATAGAAGGCATTGAGTTTGAGGAGTATGAG GATGCTCCAATCATCGGGAAGCCAAATACTGG TTTCGGATCAACATGCTCTGCAAATGGAAGACTCTTAGCTGAACAGGACGATGAGGAAGCCAAGGACGAAGCTGAAGGACTCTTGATGTCACCCAAATCATCCTCAAAGCACCCACGGCATAGAAACGGCTGCACTTGCATTGTTTGCTTACAGTCCCCGAGTGGGTCGAGTCCCAAACACGGCCGACGCTGTTCTTGCACGGTCTGCGATACGGTAAGACGCCGTAGGGAAACTCTGTTGCAACGGAAAAAGAAGCAGCAGCAGATTGAGGtagaaaacaaaacacacaagGAGCTGGAGTCTCCAAACTCTGATGAGGAACGTCACCAATCCGCTAACAACAGTGGGACAACCAGTAAGGACCATGAGCCTTCGAAAGCACAAATAGATTTGAATTTCCAACcagagaaagatgaagaatctCCTCCTCCCCGTTCAAAGACAACGACTAAGGACAAGTCTCTGCATCATGATGAAGCTAGCTTCAAGCCACCAAGAAGCTCATCAAGTGCTCATAACAAGCTCCATGTAGAAAGCTTCTAG
- the LOC103859136 gene encoding B3 domain-containing transcription factor VAL3 isoform X2 — protein sequence MLPFPSSSSSMTPSSYSARFCFNRECPDFNRECYRPGWRLRNGDFADLCNRCATAYEQGRFCDIFHQRASGWRCCESCGKRIHCGCVVSAPAFTLLDAGGIECLTCARKKVSVGPNFRPPPPSFLFQSPIADKFQDLSIDWNSSTRSYRPPNLSGPSILQSDLHNRGDCYEFNQPTSKDKATAYSTEKHRGMNDLMGRLMSVNSNNHTNSILYNQKAGPNCKVPTCPNVNAYPPLISLKEGPLGAQRAFPVTTPVETNGHLGLGGRYLWHKDNSSPLSHLHNDVNRGADSPLESKNWNFGIHLDTPGKYQVVPRYSPKIPYKNQVLQNLSNESVSVVTPLFEKILSVSDAGRVGRMVLPKKCAEAFLPQISQTDGVPLTVHDSTGKEWTFQFRFWVNNNSRMYFLEGITPCIQSMQLQAGDTVIFSRVDPEKKLIMGFRKASVAQSSVQETELNNNRESCTNGDAEPIDIHPPNGKKKSSMTTTRSKRQKVEKGELSEVKLTWEEAQGFILPPPNLTPSIITIEGIEFEEYEDAPIIGKPNTGFGSTCSANGRLLAEQDDEEAKDEAEGLLMSPKSSSKHPRHRNGCTCIVCLQSPSGSSPKHGRRCSCTVCDTVRRRRETLLQRKKKQQQIEVENKTHKELESPNSDEERHQSANNSGTTSKDHEPSKAQIDLNFQPEKDEESPPPRSKTTTKDKSLHHDEASFKPPRSSSSAHNKLHVESF from the exons ATGCTTCCCTTTCCTTCTTCGTCCTCCTCAATGACGCCTTCTTCCTATTCCGCTAGATTTTGCTTCAACCGCGAGTGCCCTGACTTCAACCGCGAGTGTTACCGTCCTGGCTGGCGTCTCCGTAACGGCGATTTCGCCGACCTCTGTAACCGTTGCGC CACTGCCTATGAGCAAGGAAGGTTTTGTGACATCTTTCACCAAAGGGCTTCCGGATGGAGGTGTTGTGAGTCATGTGGAAAG CGAATTCATTGCGGTTGTGTTGTGTCTGCACCTGCTTTTACGTTGCTGGATGCTGGAGGAATTGAGTGTTTGACTTGTGCACGAAAAAAAGTTTCTGTG GGTCCTAATTTTAGGCCACCACCACCATCCTTTCTTTTTCAGTCTCCAATTGCTGACAAATTCCAGGACTTGTCGATCGATTGGAATTCTTCAACCAGAAGTTACCGGCCTCCTAATTTATCAGGTCCTTCGATTCTGCAGAGTGATCTGCATAATCGTGGAGATTGTTATGAATTTAATCAACCTACTTCTAAAGATAAGGCTACTGCATATTCCACGGAGAAACACAGGGGAATGAATGACTTGATGGGGAGATTAATGAGTGTAAACTCGAACAATCACACAAACAGCATTCTTTATAATCAGAAAGCAG GGCCTAATTGTAAAGTACCTACTTGTCCAAACGTCAATGCCTATCCTCCATTGATCTCATTGAAGGAGGGTCCATTGGGGGCACAGCGTGCTTTTCCTGTAACAACACCAGTTGAGACGAATGGTCACTTGGGACTAGGTGGAAGATATTTATGGCATAAAGATAATTCTTCTCCACTGAGTCACTTACACAATGACGTGAATAGAGGAGCAGACTCACCACTCGAAAGCAAGAATTGGAATTTCGGGATTCATCTTGATACGCCAGGAAAATATCAGGTGGTTCCACGATATTCTCCCAAGATTCCATATAAAAATCAAGTTCTGCAGAATCTATCCAACGA ATCTGTGTCCGTTGTCACCCCTCTCTTTGAGAAGATTCTGAGTGTGAGTGATGCTGGACGAGTTGGGAGGATGGTGCTGCCAAAGAAATGTGCAGAG GCTTTCTTGCCCCAAATTTCCCAAACCGATGGTGTGCCTCTCACAGTACATGACTCAACGGGTAAAGAGTGGACATTTCAGTTTCGCTTTTGGGTCAACAACAATAGCAGAATGTATTTTCTAGAGGGAATAACTCCATGCATACAGAGCATGCAGTTGCAGGCTGGTGATACAG tcaTATTTAGTCGCGTAGATCCAGAAAAGAAGTTAATCATGGGGTTCAGAAAGGCTTCGGTCGCTCAGTCGTCTGTTCAG GAAACTGAATTGAATAATAATCGTGAGAGTTGCACAAACGGAGAT GCTGAACCGATTGATATACATCCACCTAACGGGAAGAAGAAAAGTAGCATGACGACTACAAGAAGCAAACGTCAGAAAGTTGAAAAGGGAGAGCTCAGTGAGGTGAAGCTAACATGGGAAGAAGCTCAAGGATTTATCCTGCCTCCTCCAAACCTCACTCCATCGATAATTACGATAGAAGGCATTGAGTTTGAGGAGTATGAG GATGCTCCAATCATCGGGAAGCCAAATACTGG TTTCGGATCAACATGCTCTGCAAATGGAAGACTCTTAGCTGAACAGGACGATGAGGAAGCCAAGGACGAAGCTGAAGGACTCTTGATGTCACCCAAATCATCCTCAAAGCACCCACGGCATAGAAACGGCTGCACTTGCATTGTTTGCTTACAGTCCCCGAGTGGGTCGAGTCCCAAACACGGCCGACGCTGTTCTTGCACGGTCTGCGATACGGTAAGACGCCGTAGGGAAACTCTGTTGCAACGGAAAAAGAAGCAGCAGCAGATTGAGGtagaaaacaaaacacacaagGAGCTGGAGTCTCCAAACTCTGATGAGGAACGTCACCAATCCGCTAACAACAGTGGGACAACCAGTAAGGACCATGAGCCTTCGAAAGCACAAATAGATTTGAATTTCCAACcagagaaagatgaagaatctCCTCCTCCCCGTTCAAAGACAACGACTAAGGACAAGTCTCTGCATCATGATGAAGCTAGCTTCAAGCCACCAAGAAGCTCATCAAGTGCTCATAACAAGCTCCATGTAGAAAGCTTCTAG
- the LOC103859151 gene encoding vacuolar protein sorting-associated protein 28 homolog 1: MEVKLWNDKREREMYENFAELYAIIKATEKLEKAYIRDLISPSEYETECQKLIVHFKTLSATLRDLVPNIERFAETYKMDCSAAVYRLVTSGVPATVEHRAAAMASTSSSASVVAECVQNFITSMDSLKLNMVAVDQVYPLLSDLSASLQKLSILPPDFEGKMKMKEWLLRLSKMGASDELTEQQARQLHFDLESSYNSFMAALPSAGN, from the coding sequence ATGGAGGTCAAGTTGTGGAACGATAAGCGTGAGAGAGAAATGTACGAGAACTTCGCTGAGCTCTACGCTATCATCAAAGCCACCGAGAAGCTCGAGAAGGCTTACATCCGCGACCTCATCTCCCCATCTGAATACGAAACCGAGTGTCAGAAGCTCATAGTCCACTTCAAGACACTCTCCGCCACGCTCAGGGACTTGGTTCCAAACATCGAGAGGTTTGCCGAGACGTACAAGATGGACTGCTCCGCTGCTGTGTACCGTCTCGTGACCTCTGGTGTTCCGGCTACCGTGGAGCATAGGGCTGCTGCTATGGCGTCTACTTCGAGCTCTGCTTCCGTTGTTGCTGAGTGTGTTCAGAATTTTATAACTTCAATGGATTCTCTCAAGCTCAACATGGTGGCTGTTGACCAGGTGTATCCGTTGCTGTCTGATCTCTCTGCTTCGCTTCAGAAACTGAGCATCTTGCCGCCGGATTTCGaagggaagatgaagatgaaggagtGGCTGTTGAGGTTGTCTAAGATGGGAGCTTCGGATGAGCTCACTGAGCAGCAGGCTAGGCAGCTTCACTTTGATCTTGAGTCTTCTTATAACTCCTTCATGGCTGCTTTGCCTAGCGCTGGTAACTAA
- the LOC103859217 gene encoding uncharacterized protein LOC103859217 produces MVQFAFFAGTDPVNFEEAIQSENWKRAMDSEINSIEKNDTWTLTDLPQGAKSIGVKWVFKTKLNQHGEVEKYKARLVAKGYAQEHGIDYEEVYAPVARLDTVRMILALSAQRGWTVYQLDVKSAFLQGELTEEVFVEQPKGYERRNAESKVLKLRKALYGLKQAPRAWFSRIDSYFRKMGFEKDASEQTLFTKTNEQGNTLIISLYVDDLIYTGSDETMMRKFKESMMREFDMSDLGEMRYFLGLEVMQVDGGIFVSQKKYVNEVLKRFGMEESNSVLNPIIPGFKIHKDDDGVRVDESLYKQLVGSLMYLTATRPDVMYAVSLISRYMSKPTELHLTAAKRILRYLQGTTAFGIFYQKKGNSELIGFTDSDYAGFRGTMMDITKLKPPQITFYCSALSVFITVLLTLQLVSQHLSHWKNPKEQKAILIIVLMAPIYAVVSFVGLLDVKGSEIFFLFLESIKECYEALVIAKFLALMYSYLNISISKNIVPDGIKGREIHHSFPMTFFQPHVVRLDHRTLRLLKYWTWQFVVIRPVCSILMIALQIIGFYPSWLSWTFTIVLNLSVSLALYSLVVFYHVFAKELAPHNPLAKFLCIKGIVFFCFWQGIALDILVAVGVIKSHHFWLEVEQIQEAIQNVLVCLEMVIFAAVQKNAYHVGPYSGETKKKLDKKTE; encoded by the exons ATGGTTCAGTTTGCATTCTTTGCAGGAACAGATCCAGTCAACTTCGAGGAGGCCATCCAAAGTGAAAACTGGAAACGAGCCATGGATTCCGAGATAAACTCAATAGAGAAGAACGACACCTGGACTCTAACTGATCTGCCACAAGGAGCCAAGAGCATAGGAGTCAAATGGGTGTTCAAAACCAAGTTGAATCAACATGGAGAGGTTGAGAAGTACAAAGCCAGGCTCGTAGCAAAAGGTTATGCTCAAGAACATGGAATCGATTATGAAGAGGTTTATGCTCCTGTTGCACGATTGGATACAGTCAGAATGATCTTAGCTCTATCAGCTCAGAGGGGTTGGACAGTCTATCAGCTGGACGTGAAGTCAGCGTTTCTGCAAGGAGAACTAACAGAAGAGGTCTTTGTTGAGCAACCAAAGGGGTATGAACGGAGGAACGCAGAGAGTAAAGTCCTCAAGCTTCGTAAAGCTCTTTACGGTCTCAAGCAGGCACCAAGAGCCTGGTTCAGCAGGATAGACTCTTATTTTCGAAAGATGGGGTTTGAGAAGGACGCAAGTGAGCAAACGCTGTTTACCAAAACTAATGAACAAGGTAACACTCTCATCATTAGCTTGTATGTTGATGACTTGATATACACTGGGAGTGATGAAACGATGATGAGAAAGTTCAAGGAATCAATGATGAGAGAGTTTGATATGTCAGACTTGGGGGAGATGAGGTATTTTCTTGGCCTTGAAGTGATGCAGGTTGATGGAGGAATATTTGTAAGCCAGAAGAAGTATGTGAATGAAGTGCTGAAGAGGTTTGGAATGGAAGAGAGTAACTCAGTTTTGAATCCAATCATTCCTGGATTCAAAATTCATAAAGACGACGACGGCGTGAGAGTTGACGAATCACTCTACAAGCAGCTGGTTGGAAGCCTAATGTATTTGACTGCAACAAGGCCGGATGTGATGTATGCTGTGAGTCTCATCAGTAGGTACATGTCGAAACCCACTGAACTTCATCTTACTGCAGCCAAGAGAATTCTCAGATACCTTCAAGGAACGACTGCATTTGGAATCTTCTATCAGAAGAAAGGGAATTCAGAGCTTATTGGGTTCACAGACAGTGATTATGCAGGGT TTA GGGGAACGATGATGGACATAACGAAGCTGAAGCCTCCACAGATTACTTTCTACTGCTCAGCGTTATCTGTCTTCATCACGGTTCTGTTGACGTTACAGCTCGTGTCTCAGCATCTCTCTCACTGGAAGAACCCTAAGGAGCAAAAGGCTATACTCATTATTGTCCTCATGGCTCCTATCTACGCCGTTGTTTCCTTTGTTGGTTTGTTAGATGTAAAAGGAAGTGaaatcttctttctcttcctaGAATCCATCAAAGAATGCTACGAAGCACTC GTCATTGCGAAGTTCTTGGCGTTGATGTATAGTTACTTGAACATATCTATCAGCAAAAACATTGTCCCTGATGGTATCAAAGGAAGAGAGATTCACCATTCTTTCCCCATGACTTTCTTCCAG CCTCATGTAGTGCGTCTGGATCATCGAACTCTGAGACTTTTGAAATACTGGACATGGCAATTTGTGGTGATCAGGCCCGTGTGCTCCATCTTGATGATAGCTTTACAGATCATCGGTTTTTATCCTTCTTGGCTGAGCTGGACATTCACTATAGTTCTCAACCTCTCGGTCTCTCTGGCGCTCTATTCGCTTGTGGTTTTCTACCATGTGTTTGCTAAGGAGCTTGCTCCTCATAATCCACTCGCAAAGTTCCTCTGCATCAAAGGGATTGTCTTCTTCTGCTTCTGGCAG GGAATAGCGCTAGACATTCTGGTGGCAGTGGGAGTGATCAAGTCCCATCATTTCTGGCTTGAGGTAGAGCAAATCCAGGAGGCTATTCAGAATGTGTTGGTATGTTTAGAGATGGTCATCTTCGCTGCGGTTCAGAAGAATGCTTATCATGTTGGTCCTTATAGCGGGGAGACCAAGAAGAAACTCGATAAAAAGACTGAATGA
- the LOC103859196 gene encoding BAG family molecular chaperone regulator 7 translates to MSWIRRLDLIDPYYTCSPPLLIHRETSIVKPPSSFFDYVFEEEEEDLAASPFGFSPLDLFFETDLVLIEKSIRRRREEEYPPLQYLCDRVSQLETKFERCLVGGGRDGSDRKYKLTKEIKGGSGERKYKWEAEIQGPPGRKYKLEAEPTERKYKWEAEFECPGERKYTWTTEIKGGKKKDVVALKKAKAKAAAEAAEAEEKKKKEMAAKKKKKSYNWTTELKSERENGEMQHTYTIKASSSSGGEKGKKHEEKEKEKKIKKKEKPRVVVIEEDDEEEDDSEEHGAILLRKAYSRRSGAVRNKKGKNKEMPPEYAAVMIQRAFRAYLIRRSKALRALRDLAIAKTKLKELRASFHNFNYRRVISRDAEERQKFSEKIIVLLLTVDAIEGVDVMVRGAKRSMVDELEAMLEVVDPQPQQGKSLSMRRRTFDMPDTMIRNEIAEGVTQIVQMLETEEE, encoded by the exons atGAGCTGGATTCGTAGACTCGATCTCATCGACCCGTACTACACCTGTTCTCCTCCTCTCCTCATCCACCGAGAAACCTCCATTGTCAAACCTCCTTCATCATTCTTTGACTATGtcttcgaagaagaagaagaagatctggCTGCTTCCCCTTTCGGATTCTCCCCACTCGATCTATTCTTCGAAACGGATCTGGTCCTGATCGAGAAATCGATTCGCCGCCGCAGGGAGGAGGAGTATCCTCCTCTGCAGTATCTCTGCGACCGAGTCTCCCAGTTGGAAACCAAGTTCGAGCGTTGTTTGGTCGGAGGAGGACGCGATGGTTCCGACAGGAAGTATAAACTGACAAAGGAGATTAAAGGGGGCTCTGGAGAGCGAAAGTACAAATGGGAGGCCGAGATCCAAGGCCCACCGGGGAGAAAGTACAAGTTGGAGGCTGAGCCGACAGAGAGGAAGTACAAGTGGGAAGCTGAGTTTGAGTGTCCTGGGGAGAGGAAGTACACGTGGACTACGGAGATTAAAGGTGGCAAGAAGAAGGATGTAGTTGCTCTCAAGAAGGCCAAGGCCAAAGCTGCTGCTGAGGCTGCTGAggcagaggagaagaagaagaaggagatggcggcgaagaagaagaagaagagttacAATTGGACGACCGAGTTGAAGTCAGAGAGGGAGAACGGAGAGATGCAGCACACCTATACGATTAAAGCTTCTTCCTCCTCTGGAGGCGAGAAAGGGAAGAAGCatgaggagaaggagaaggagaagaagatcaagaagaaggagaagccacgtgttgttgtgattgaggaggatgatgaagaagaagatgactcTGAGGAACATGGAGCCATCCTTCTCAGGAag GCGTATTCTCGAAGAAGTGGAGCAGTTAGGAACAAGAAGGGGAAGAACAAGGAGATGCCACCTGAATATGCGGCTGTGATGATCCAGAGGGCTTTCAGAGCTTATCTGATTCGCCGCTCAAAAGCCTTACGTGCTCTTCGTGATCTAGCTATCGCAAAGACCAAACTCAAGGAGTTAAGAGCTTCCTTCCACAACTTCAACTACCGTCGCGTCATCTCTCGTGATGCAGAGGAGCGCCAGAAGTTCTCTGAAAAGATTATTGTCCTCCTCCTCACGGTTGATGCCATTGAG GGAGTTGATGTAATGGTTAGAGGAGCAAAGAGATCAATGGTGGATGAGCTGGAAGCAATGTTGGAGGTTGTAGACCCGCAACCACAGCAGGGGAAGTCATTGTCGATGAGGAGAAGAACTTTCGATATGCCAGACACTATGATCCGCAATGAAATCGCAGAGGGAGTGACTCAGATTGTTCAAATGCTTGAAACTGAAGAAGAGTGA
- the LOC103859179 gene encoding quinone oxidoreductase PIG3 isoform X2, whose amino-acid sequence MKAIVISEPGAPEVLQLREVEDPQVKDDEVLIRVHATALNRADTLQRLGSYSPPPGSSPYPGLECSGTVESVGSSVSRWKVGDQVHGGSSGIGTFAIQMAKHQGVRVFVTAGNEEKLAACKELGADVCINYKTEDFVARVKAETDGKGVDVILDCIGAPYLQKNLDILNFDGRLCIIGLMGGANAEIKLSSLLPKRLTVLGAALRPRSKENKAVVVAEVEKIVWPAIEAGKVKPVIYKYLPLSQAAEAHSLMESSSHIGKILLVT is encoded by the exons atgaaggCGATCGTGATATCGGAGCCAGGAGCGCCGGAGGTTCTGCAACTCCGTGAAGTGGAAGACCCACAAGTGAAAGACGATGAGGTTCTCATCAGAGTTCACGCCACTGCTCTGAACCGCGCGGATACTCTCCAGAGACTTGGCTCTTACTCTCCACCACCTGGCTCTAGCCCTTACCCTGGTCTCGAGTGCTCCGGTACCGTCGAATCCGTCGGCAGCTCCGTCTCTCGTTGGAAGGTCGGAGACCAG gttcatgGAGGTTCAAGTGGGATTGGTACATTTGCTATTCAGATGGCTAAACATCAAGGAGTGAGAGTATTTGTCACAGCAG GAAATGAGGAAAAGCTAGCTGCTTGCAAAGAGCTCGGAGCGGACGTTTGTATAAATTACAAAACCGAGGACTTTGTGGCAAGGGTGAAAGCTGAAACAGATGGGAAAGGTGTGGATGTTATCTTGGACTGCATTGGAGCGCCGTACTTGCAGAAAAACCTGGACATCTTAAACTTCGATGGAAGGTTATGTATCATCGGTTTAATGGGAGGAGCCAACGCAGAGATAAAACTAAGTAGTCTGCTTCCAAAGCGTCTCACTGTCTTAG GAGCTGCGTTAAGACCAAGAAGCAAGGAGAACAAAGCGGTTGTTGTAGCGGAAGTGGAGAAGATTGTTTGGCCTGCGATAGAAGCAGGGAAGGTAAAACCGGTGATTTACAAGTACTTACCGTTGTCGCAAGCAGCAGAAGCTCATAGCCTTATGGAGAGTAGTAGCCATATTGGTAAGAttctgcttgttacttga
- the LOC103859179 gene encoding quinone oxidoreductase PIG3 isoform X1 produces the protein MKAIVISEPGAPEVLQLREVEDPQVKDDEVLIRVHATALNRADTLQRLGSYSPPPGSSPYPGLECSGTVESVGSSVSRWKVGDQVCALLSGGGYAEKVAVPVGQVLPIPAGISLKDAAAFPEVACTVWSTVFMMGRLSPAESFLVHGGSSGIGTFAIQMAKHQGVRVFVTAGNEEKLAACKELGADVCINYKTEDFVARVKAETDGKGVDVILDCIGAPYLQKNLDILNFDGRLCIIGLMGGANAEIKLSSLLPKRLTVLGAALRPRSKENKAVVVAEVEKIVWPAIEAGKVKPVIYKYLPLSQAAEAHSLMESSSHIGKILLVT, from the exons atgaaggCGATCGTGATATCGGAGCCAGGAGCGCCGGAGGTTCTGCAACTCCGTGAAGTGGAAGACCCACAAGTGAAAGACGATGAGGTTCTCATCAGAGTTCACGCCACTGCTCTGAACCGCGCGGATACTCTCCAGAGACTTGGCTCTTACTCTCCACCACCTGGCTCTAGCCCTTACCCTGGTCTCGAGTGCTCCGGTACCGTCGAATCCGTCGGCAGCTCCGTCTCTCGTTGGAAGGTCGGAGACCAG GTGTGTGCTCTTCTCTCTGGAGGAGGTTACGCAGAGAAAGTTGCTGTACCTGTTGGACAAGTCCTTCCAATACCTGCTGGTATCTCTCTAAAAGATGCAGCTGCTTTCCCTGAAGTGGCGTGCACTGTTTGGTCTACTGTCTTCATGATGGGCCGTCTCTCCCCTGCTGAATCCTTCTTG gttcatgGAGGTTCAAGTGGGATTGGTACATTTGCTATTCAGATGGCTAAACATCAAGGAGTGAGAGTATTTGTCACAGCAG GAAATGAGGAAAAGCTAGCTGCTTGCAAAGAGCTCGGAGCGGACGTTTGTATAAATTACAAAACCGAGGACTTTGTGGCAAGGGTGAAAGCTGAAACAGATGGGAAAGGTGTGGATGTTATCTTGGACTGCATTGGAGCGCCGTACTTGCAGAAAAACCTGGACATCTTAAACTTCGATGGAAGGTTATGTATCATCGGTTTAATGGGAGGAGCCAACGCAGAGATAAAACTAAGTAGTCTGCTTCCAAAGCGTCTCACTGTCTTAG GAGCTGCGTTAAGACCAAGAAGCAAGGAGAACAAAGCGGTTGTTGTAGCGGAAGTGGAGAAGATTGTTTGGCCTGCGATAGAAGCAGGGAAGGTAAAACCGGTGATTTACAAGTACTTACCGTTGTCGCAAGCAGCAGAAGCTCATAGCCTTATGGAGAGTAGTAGCCATATTGGTAAGAttctgcttgttacttga